A region of Flavobacterium album DNA encodes the following proteins:
- a CDS encoding thymidylate synthase produces the protein MKQYLDLVKHVLDNGNEKGDRTGTGTKSVFGYQMRFDLSEGFPLVTTKKLHLKSIIYELLWFLKGDTNIGYLNENGVKIWDEWADEDGNLGPVYGHQWRNWDDKEIDQITELIETLKTNPNSRRMLISAWNPGVLPDTSKSFAENVANGKVALPPCHAFFQFYVADGKLSCQLYQRSADIFLGVPFNIASYALLTMMIAQVCGLQPGDFIHTFGDAHIYNNHLEQLELQLSRDPRPLPQMKLNPEVKNIFDFKFEDFTLENYDPHPHIKGAVAV, from the coding sequence ATGAAGCAGTATTTAGATTTAGTAAAGCATGTTTTAGATAATGGCAACGAGAAAGGCGACCGCACCGGCACGGGCACAAAAAGTGTTTTCGGGTACCAGATGCGCTTTGACCTGAGCGAGGGCTTTCCCTTGGTTACTACAAAAAAACTGCACCTTAAATCGATCATATACGAGCTGCTTTGGTTCCTTAAAGGCGATACCAATATCGGTTACCTCAACGAGAATGGCGTAAAGATATGGGACGAATGGGCAGATGAGGATGGTAACCTTGGCCCCGTATACGGCCACCAGTGGCGCAACTGGGATGATAAAGAGATCGACCAGATAACAGAGCTTATCGAGACACTGAAAACCAACCCTAACAGCCGCAGGATGCTGATCTCGGCATGGAACCCGGGCGTACTGCCGGACACCTCAAAATCATTTGCTGAAAATGTTGCCAATGGTAAAGTGGCGCTACCGCCGTGCCACGCATTTTTCCAATTCTATGTCGCAGATGGCAAACTTTCCTGCCAGCTATACCAAAGAAGCGCTGACATCTTTTTAGGAGTGCCTTTTAACATAGCCTCGTATGCTTTGTTAACGATGATGATAGCACAGGTTTGCGGATTACAGCCCGGTGATTTTATCCATACTTTTGGCGATGCGCACATCTACAACAATCATCTCGAGCAGCTGGAACTGCAGCTAAGCCGCGACCCAAGGCCTTTGCCGCAAATGAAGCTGAACCCGGAAGTAAAAAACATCTTCGATTTTAAATTTGAAGATTTCACCCTGGAGAACTATGACCCGCACCCGCATATTAAAGGAGCCGTGGCGGTATAA
- a CDS encoding bifunctional nuclease family protein — translation MSLVKLTIKGISYSQTQNGAYALILNEVDGERKLPIVIGAFEAQSIAIALEKEIKPPRPLTHDLFKNFADRFDIVVKQVIIHKLVDGVFFSSIICERDRIEEIIDARTSDAIALALRFNAPIFTYKNILDKAGIYLKINPEPENAEAEHDDVLTPPQTFGTETVSGEGYSQYNLQELHEQLEGAVQNEDYEKAAKIRDEISKRES, via the coding sequence ATGAGCTTAGTAAAACTTACTATAAAAGGGATCTCATACAGCCAGACACAAAACGGAGCGTATGCCCTGATCCTGAATGAAGTGGACGGAGAGCGGAAATTACCGATCGTTATCGGGGCATTTGAGGCCCAGTCCATTGCCATTGCCCTTGAGAAAGAGATCAAGCCGCCAAGGCCGCTCACCCATGACTTATTCAAAAATTTTGCCGACCGGTTTGATATCGTGGTAAAGCAGGTGATCATCCACAAGCTGGTTGACGGTGTCTTTTTTTCGAGCATCATCTGCGAACGCGACAGGATCGAAGAAATCATCGATGCACGCACCTCTGATGCGATAGCCCTGGCACTCCGCTTTAATGCACCTATATTTACTTACAAGAACATCCTTGACAAAGCAGGCATCTACCTGAAGATAAACCCCGAGCCGGAAAACGCCGAAGCGGAGCATGACGACGTGCTTACGCCGCCGCAGACTTTTGGCACCGAAACGGTTTCAGGCGAAGGCTATTCGCAGTATAACCTTCAGGAACTGCATGAGCAGCTTGAAGGCGCGGTTCAGAATGAAGATTACGAAAAAGCGGCAAAGATCCGCGATGAAATATCGAAAAGAGAAAGTTAA
- a CDS encoding electron transfer flavoprotein subunit alpha/FixB family protein, which produces MSILIYAESADGKFKKTAFELASYAKKIAGETGTTVTALTINGPEASALGAYGVDKVLNVKSDKLTAFNAKAYADAIKQAAQKESAKIILFSSTTDSLYIAPLVAVALEAGYASNVVALPESLSPFRVKRNAFSNKAFSFTEISTDVKVLAIGKNSFGLVESNGTAASEEFTPSLNDNDFYVKVESSEKVTGKVTIADAEVVVSGGRGLKGPENWNLIEDLAAALGAATACSKPVSDLGWRPHSEHVGQTGKPVAANLYIAVGISGAIQHIAGINSSKVKVVINADADAPFFKVADYGVVGDAFEIVPKLTEKLKLLRLKTHNFIINCAP; this is translated from the coding sequence ATGTCAATCTTAATATATGCTGAATCAGCAGACGGCAAATTCAAAAAAACAGCGTTCGAGCTTGCTTCTTACGCAAAAAAAATAGCCGGCGAGACCGGAACCACAGTTACTGCGCTTACCATCAACGGTCCTGAAGCATCTGCCCTTGGCGCTTACGGCGTAGACAAAGTGCTTAATGTAAAATCAGACAAGCTTACGGCGTTCAATGCAAAAGCCTATGCTGACGCAATCAAACAGGCTGCACAGAAAGAGAGCGCTAAGATCATATTGTTCTCTTCTACTACCGACAGCCTTTATATCGCGCCGCTTGTAGCCGTTGCCCTTGAGGCCGGTTATGCATCAAACGTGGTTGCGCTTCCGGAGAGCCTTTCGCCTTTCCGCGTAAAAAGGAATGCGTTCTCAAATAAAGCGTTTAGCTTCACCGAGATCAGCACTGATGTAAAAGTGCTTGCCATAGGCAAAAACTCTTTCGGGCTTGTAGAATCGAATGGGACTGCTGCTTCTGAAGAATTTACGCCTTCGCTTAATGATAATGATTTCTACGTAAAGGTAGAATCGTCAGAAAAAGTAACAGGCAAAGTAACGATAGCCGATGCTGAAGTGGTAGTATCGGGAGGGCGCGGACTTAAAGGCCCTGAGAACTGGAACCTAATAGAAGACCTTGCCGCAGCGCTTGGCGCAGCAACAGCGTGTTCTAAGCCGGTATCCGATCTTGGCTGGAGGCCTCACAGCGAGCACGTAGGCCAGACAGGTAAGCCGGTAGCTGCCAACCTGTATATTGCAGTAGGTATTTCCGGTGCGATACAGCACATTGCTGGTATCAACTCCTCTAAAGTAAAAGTGGTTATCAATGCCGATGCAGACGCACCTTTCTTTAAGGTAGCCGACTACGGCGTTGTAGGCGACGCGTTTGAGATCGTCCCTAAACTGACTGAAAAATTAAAGCTTTTAAGGCTCAAAACTCATAATTTTATTATAAATTGTGCCCCTTAA
- a CDS encoding electron transfer flavoprotein subunit beta/FixA family protein — protein MKILVCISHVPDTTSKINFTNGDSEFDTNGVQFVINPNDEFGLTRAIWFKEQQGANVTVVNVGGADAEATLRKALAIGADEAIRVNANPTDGFFVAKQLAEVVKQGGYDLVIAGKESLDYNGGMVPGMLAGILGFDFVNSCIKLDVTGSDAKAIREIDGGKETLSAKLPMVIGGQKGLVEEKDLRIPNMRGIMMARQKALTVLEPVTANAATKAVKFEKPAPKSAVKLISPDNLDELVSLLHNEAKVI, from the coding sequence ATGAAAATATTAGTTTGCATCAGCCACGTGCCTGATACTACTTCAAAGATCAATTTCACCAATGGTGACAGCGAGTTTGACACCAACGGTGTACAGTTTGTAATTAACCCTAACGACGAATTCGGTCTTACAAGGGCGATATGGTTTAAAGAACAGCAGGGCGCAAACGTTACAGTAGTAAACGTGGGCGGCGCTGATGCAGAGGCAACCTTAAGGAAAGCGCTTGCTATCGGGGCGGATGAGGCCATCCGTGTGAACGCGAACCCTACCGACGGCTTTTTTGTTGCAAAACAGCTTGCCGAAGTGGTTAAGCAGGGCGGTTATGACCTTGTAATAGCAGGAAAAGAATCGTTGGATTACAACGGCGGGATGGTTCCGGGTATGCTTGCCGGCATTTTAGGCTTCGACTTCGTAAACTCATGCATTAAGCTGGATGTGACAGGCAGTGATGCCAAAGCCATACGTGAAATCGACGGCGGTAAAGAAACGCTTAGCGCTAAACTGCCAATGGTTATCGGCGGGCAGAAAGGCCTTGTTGAAGAGAAAGACCTAAGGATCCCGAACATGCGCGGCATCATGATGGCAAGGCAGAAAGCCCTTACTGTTCTTGAGCCCGTAACTGCAAACGCTGCGACCAAAGCGGTTAAGTTCGAGAAGCCTGCACCTAAATCGGCAGTGAAGCTGATAAGCCCTGACAACCTTGACGAGCTTGTGAGCCTGCTCCATAACGAGGCTAAGGTAATTTAA
- a CDS encoding pyruvate dehydrogenase complex E1 component subunit beta, giving the protein MRTIQFREAVCEAMSEEMRRDESIYLMGEEVAEYNGAYKASKGMLDEFGPKRVIDTPIAELGFAGIAVGSAMNGNRPIVEFMTFNFSLVGIDQIINNAAKMRQMSGGQFSMPMVFRGPTASAGQLGATHSQAFENWYANTPGLKVVVPSNPYDCKGLLKSAIRDNDPVIFMESEQMYGDKGEVPDGEYTIPLGVADVKREGKDVTIVSFGKILKEAFIAADELEKEGISVEIVDLRTIRPMDHETILNSVKKTNRLVVLEEAWPFGSIASEITYIVQERAFDYLDAPIQRITTADTPAPYSPALLKEWLPNAGDVVKAVKKVMYKK; this is encoded by the coding sequence ATGAGAACGATACAATTCAGGGAAGCAGTATGCGAAGCCATGAGCGAGGAAATGCGCCGTGACGAATCGATATATTTAATGGGCGAAGAGGTAGCCGAATATAACGGCGCCTACAAAGCCTCAAAAGGGATGCTTGACGAATTTGGCCCGAAAAGGGTTATCGATACCCCTATAGCAGAGCTTGGATTTGCCGGTATAGCAGTAGGGAGCGCCATGAACGGCAACAGGCCGATCGTGGAATTCATGACGTTCAACTTCTCGCTGGTTGGTATCGACCAGATAATCAATAACGCGGCTAAGATGCGCCAGATGTCGGGCGGGCAGTTCAGCATGCCAATGGTTTTCCGTGGGCCTACGGCTTCAGCGGGCCAGCTGGGCGCAACGCACTCACAGGCTTTCGAAAACTGGTATGCCAATACACCCGGACTTAAAGTGGTGGTGCCATCGAACCCTTACGACTGTAAAGGGCTTTTGAAATCGGCAATCCGCGATAACGATCCTGTAATCTTCATGGAAAGCGAGCAGATGTATGGAGACAAAGGTGAAGTGCCAGATGGGGAATATACTATTCCACTTGGTGTTGCCGATGTGAAGCGTGAAGGGAAGGACGTAACTATCGTGTCTTTCGGTAAAATTTTGAAGGAAGCCTTTATCGCAGCCGATGAGCTGGAGAAAGAAGGCATCAGCGTTGAGATCGTCGACCTGCGCACCATACGACCGATGGATCACGAAACAATACTGAACTCGGTTAAGAAAACGAACAGGCTTGTAGTGCTTGAAGAGGCCTGGCCATTCGGCAGCATCGCCTCAGAGATCACTTATATCGTGCAGGAAAGGGCTTTTGATTACCTTGACGCACCAATACAAAGGATCACTACTGCCGATACCCCGGCGCCATACTCTCCGGCATTGCTGAAAGAATGGCTTCCGAACGCAGGTGATGTTGTAAAGGCAGTGAAGAAAGTTATGTACAAAAAATAA
- a CDS encoding DUF5686 and carboxypeptidase-like regulatory domain-containing protein: protein MKRKILFLLGFFFAVTGSLLAQTKIGGVILDNSNQPLPFANVYFKGTSEGTITDENGKFYLESQTAYTQIVVSFVGYATKEITLTKPITLDMKITLAEAQELKEVVLYSGKTSKKNNPAIDILRKIWERRRKNGLKMFKQYNYDKYEKVEFDMNSIDSAFMKSKVFRGMEFIFDHVDTSSVTGKTYLPIFINEALSNVYGDNVINAKKEIVRANKNSGFSNNQQVIAFIKDLYAEYDIYDNYLKFFDKDFVSPLSRTGINVYNYVLADSTFIDKKWCYNIVFYPRRKGELTFKGNFWVNDTTFAIKKISMAASKSANINWVKDIYIEQEFDVLNDSVFLLKRDHMMSDFAISKKEESKGVYGKRTTLFRDYQFDVKKPAEFYAPDVNLYDEQVHDRPDEYWEENRFESLNDDERGVYKMLDTLKTVPKFKRLYSLVATLGSGYYQMGNFDYGPIFSTFGYNDVEGVRLRTGGRTYFGQNDPWRIEGYTAYGFKDNQFKYGISGKWMVNKKNRLIIHGGNRRDIEQIGVSLTATNDVLGRSFASSSLFSNGSNNKLTSINFSTVGFEIEPVKNLTFRSNINYRTLKSASSVFSLDYYNDPNDHSKGVEGFVKQYEFGAQIDYTPRRRTIGYGVERADVDLNYARLYLNFSQGIKGVFNSDFDYQKLQFYYRQPVLVGGFGRLFTTLEAGKIFGDVPLGLMGVIPGNQSYFIIENTYNLLNYYEFVADEYVSLHLEHNFNGKLFSRIPGLRDLNLREIIGIKGVWGTVSEGNKRLNASTLEYRAPEDVYWEYHAGVGNIFKVFRLDFAWRGSYLNLPDANKFTIKGSFGFYF from the coding sequence ATGAAAAGAAAAATACTGTTTTTACTGGGGTTCTTTTTTGCGGTTACGGGCTCGCTTTTGGCGCAAACGAAAATAGGCGGTGTGATATTGGACAATTCGAACCAGCCGCTTCCTTTTGCAAATGTATATTTTAAAGGCACCAGCGAAGGTACCATTACAGATGAGAACGGTAAATTTTACCTTGAATCGCAAACGGCTTACACGCAGATCGTGGTCTCATTCGTTGGTTACGCTACAAAAGAAATTACCCTCACTAAGCCCATTACGCTCGACATGAAAATCACGCTGGCCGAAGCACAGGAGCTGAAAGAGGTGGTGCTTTATTCAGGAAAAACATCCAAGAAAAACAACCCCGCGATAGATATTCTCCGCAAGATATGGGAGCGCCGCCGAAAGAATGGCCTGAAGATGTTCAAACAATACAATTATGACAAGTATGAAAAGGTAGAGTTTGACATGAACAGCATCGACAGCGCTTTCATGAAAAGCAAAGTATTCCGGGGCATGGAATTCATCTTCGATCATGTGGATACATCAAGCGTTACGGGAAAAACCTACCTGCCTATCTTCATTAATGAGGCATTGAGCAACGTATATGGCGACAATGTCATCAACGCAAAAAAAGAGATCGTCCGTGCCAACAAAAATTCGGGTTTCAGCAACAACCAGCAGGTTATAGCTTTCATAAAAGACCTTTATGCCGAATATGATATCTACGACAACTACCTTAAATTTTTCGATAAAGACTTTGTAAGCCCACTTTCCAGGACGGGTATCAATGTGTATAATTATGTGCTTGCCGACAGTACTTTTATCGATAAGAAATGGTGTTACAACATTGTATTTTACCCAAGGCGCAAGGGTGAACTGACCTTCAAGGGGAACTTCTGGGTAAACGATACCACCTTTGCCATCAAAAAGATAAGCATGGCGGCGAGTAAGAGCGCCAACATCAACTGGGTAAAGGATATTTATATAGAGCAGGAATTTGATGTGCTTAACGATTCTGTGTTCCTGCTGAAGCGTGACCACATGATGAGCGACTTTGCCATAAGCAAAAAAGAGGAATCCAAAGGGGTGTACGGCAAGCGGACAACGCTTTTCCGGGACTACCAGTTTGATGTTAAAAAGCCTGCCGAATTTTATGCGCCCGATGTCAACCTTTATGATGAGCAGGTACACGATCGGCCCGATGAGTACTGGGAGGAAAACCGGTTTGAGTCGCTCAATGATGATGAGCGCGGCGTTTATAAGATGCTCGATACGCTCAAGACCGTCCCTAAATTCAAGAGATTGTATAGCCTGGTCGCGACACTGGGCAGCGGGTATTACCAAATGGGCAATTTTGACTATGGCCCTATATTTTCTACATTTGGCTATAATGATGTCGAGGGCGTAAGGCTGCGAACGGGCGGGCGCACCTACTTCGGGCAAAACGACCCGTGGCGTATAGAGGGTTATACAGCTTACGGATTTAAAGACAACCAATTCAAATATGGCATCTCCGGCAAATGGATGGTGAATAAGAAAAACCGCCTCATTATCCATGGCGGGAATAGGCGCGACATCGAGCAGATAGGGGTAAGCCTCACCGCGACCAATGATGTACTGGGCAGGAGCTTCGCGTCGTCGTCGCTTTTCTCAAACGGTAGCAACAACAAGCTGACCTCGATCAATTTTAGTACCGTTGGTTTCGAGATAGAGCCGGTAAAGAACCTCACCTTCAGGTCTAATATAAATTACCGTACATTAAAGTCGGCATCATCGGTATTCAGCCTTGATTATTACAACGATCCTAATGACCATTCTAAAGGGGTCGAAGGTTTTGTAAAGCAGTACGAATTCGGCGCACAGATAGACTATACTCCACGCAGGAGAACAATAGGCTACGGCGTGGAGCGCGCAGATGTCGACCTTAACTATGCCAGGCTTTACCTTAATTTTTCGCAGGGTATTAAAGGCGTTTTCAATAGTGATTTTGATTACCAAAAGCTGCAGTTCTACTACAGGCAGCCTGTACTGGTGGGTGGTTTCGGGCGTTTGTTTACAACGCTGGAGGCCGGCAAGATATTTGGCGATGTACCGCTTGGGCTTATGGGTGTAATACCCGGCAACCAGTCGTATTTCATCATAGAAAATACCTACAACCTCCTGAATTACTACGAATTTGTAGCCGATGAATATGTATCGCTTCACCTGGAGCATAATTTTAACGGTAAGCTGTTCTCACGTATACCCGGGCTTCGCGACTTGAACCTGCGTGAGATTATTGGTATAAAAGGCGTTTGGGGAACCGTGTCAGAAGGGAATAAAAGGCTCAATGCTTCTACCCTCGAGTACCGTGCGCCGGAAGATGTATATTGGGAATACCATGCGGGCGTAGGGAATATCTTTAAGGTATTCAGGCTGGACTTTGCCTGGAGGGGCAGCTACCTGAATCTTCCTGATGCTAATAAATTCACAATAAAAGGTTCGTTCGGATTCTATTTTTAA
- a CDS encoding inorganic diphosphatase encodes MTAARLKSFDVLIEIPKGSRNKYEYDFKLKKIRYDRMLFSSMMYPADYGFIPETLALDGDPLDVLVLVHEPTFPGCVIEVKPIGVFHMADEKGPDEKIVCVPISDPIWNKYNDLSDLNPHRLKEIEHFFKVYKDLENKKVDVEGWGDVNEAYQIIEECLERFESLENKPEELFSIK; translated from the coding sequence ATGACCGCAGCAAGATTAAAATCGTTCGATGTCCTGATCGAGATACCGAAAGGAAGCAGGAACAAATATGAATATGACTTCAAATTAAAGAAAATACGTTACGACAGGATGCTTTTCTCATCGATGATGTACCCTGCCGATTACGGTTTTATCCCCGAAACACTGGCACTTGACGGTGATCCGCTGGATGTGCTGGTTTTGGTTCACGAACCAACATTCCCCGGTTGTGTGATAGAAGTTAAGCCAATTGGTGTTTTCCACATGGCAGACGAAAAGGGGCCGGATGAAAAAATCGTGTGCGTGCCAATATCTGACCCGATATGGAACAAGTATAACGACCTGAGCGACCTTAACCCGCACCGCCTTAAAGAAATCGAGCATTTCTTTAAAGTATACAAAGACCTTGAGAACAAAAAAGTTGATGTTGAAGGCTGGGGAGACGTTAATGAGGCTTACCAGATCATAGAAGAATGCCTTGAGCGTTTTGAGTCACTGGAAAACAAACCTGAAGAATTATTCAGCATTAAATAG
- a CDS encoding sodium-translocating pyrophosphatase produces MESIMIYVPIIMAVVGLLFMAVKRSWVLKQDAGDGKMKEISEYIYEGALAFLKAEYKLLTIFVIVASIALAGITFLPGATTHLLIVVAFILGAFFSALAGNMGMKIATKTNVRTTQAARTSLPQALKVSFGGGTVMGLGVAGLAVLGLSAFFIFFFHFFMDGKWTNSADMTLVLETLAGFSLGAESIALFARVGGGIYTKAADVGADLVGKVEAGIPEDDPRNPATIADNVGDNVGDVAGMGADLFGSYVATVLAAMVLGNYVLRDILIANPGFTDIFGGIGPILLPMAIAGFGILFSIIGTLLVKIKDNNAKEAQVQGALNMGNWVSIILVAISCYFLVQYMLPKTMIMEFYGEEPKDISSMRVFYATIVGLIVGGVISSVTEYYTGLGKKPILAIVQKSSTGAGTNIIAGLATGMISTFPTVLLFAGAIWASYAFAGFYGVALAASAMMATTAMQLAIDAFGPISDNAGGIAEMSELPKEVRTRTDILDSVGNTTAATGKGFAIASAALTSLALFAAYVTFTGIDGINIFKAPVLAMLFVGGMIPVVFSALAMNSVGKAAMDMVYEVRRQFREIPGIMEGTGKPEYGKCVEISTKAALREMMLPGVLTIGFPIAIVLLGMLIYPDNNQLVAEMLGGYMAGVTVSGVLWAVFQNNAGGAWDNAKKSFEAGVMINGEMTYKGSDAHKAAVTGDTVGDPFKDTSGPSMNILIKLTCLIGLVIAPILGGHQAGHEAVVETEQTVVVEEPAVVGQTHSEEISVDRQKDSEGHVKATVVISTKADNNEIKTEEKTFEGTDAEVNSQIEAFKKARKE; encoded by the coding sequence ATGGAGTCAATAATGATTTACGTGCCGATCATCATGGCCGTTGTAGGGCTGCTCTTTATGGCAGTTAAAAGATCTTGGGTTTTAAAACAGGATGCCGGTGATGGAAAGATGAAAGAAATTTCGGAGTACATTTACGAAGGCGCCCTTGCCTTTTTGAAGGCAGAATATAAATTGCTTACTATTTTTGTTATTGTTGCGAGCATCGCGCTTGCCGGGATAACCTTCCTTCCCGGTGCAACTACCCACCTGCTTATCGTGGTTGCCTTTATTTTGGGGGCATTCTTCTCGGCGCTTGCGGGTAACATGGGTATGAAGATAGCCACCAAAACCAATGTAAGGACCACACAGGCCGCCAGGACCAGCCTTCCGCAGGCATTAAAGGTCTCTTTTGGAGGTGGTACCGTTATGGGGCTTGGCGTTGCGGGGCTTGCAGTATTAGGCCTTAGTGCATTCTTCATTTTCTTCTTCCATTTCTTTATGGATGGAAAATGGACCAATTCAGCCGATATGACACTGGTGCTTGAAACCCTTGCCGGTTTCTCCCTGGGTGCCGAATCGATAGCGTTGTTTGCCCGTGTTGGCGGTGGTATTTATACCAAGGCTGCGGATGTTGGTGCCGACCTTGTAGGTAAAGTGGAAGCCGGTATCCCTGAGGATGACCCGCGCAACCCTGCTACTATTGCCGATAACGTGGGTGATAACGTGGGCGACGTTGCCGGTATGGGCGCCGACCTTTTCGGGTCGTATGTAGCAACAGTGCTTGCGGCGATGGTATTGGGTAACTATGTATTGAGGGATATATTGATCGCTAATCCGGGCTTTACCGATATTTTTGGCGGAATAGGGCCAATCCTCCTTCCGATGGCTATTGCAGGCTTCGGGATATTGTTCTCTATCATCGGTACTTTACTGGTTAAGATAAAAGACAACAATGCTAAAGAGGCGCAGGTACAGGGCGCACTGAATATGGGCAACTGGGTATCTATTATCCTTGTGGCCATATCGTGCTACTTCCTGGTACAATACATGCTTCCTAAAACCATGATCATGGAATTCTACGGCGAAGAGCCTAAAGACATCTCGTCAATGAGGGTATTCTATGCTACTATCGTAGGGCTTATCGTGGGCGGTGTGATATCATCGGTTACAGAATACTATACAGGGCTGGGTAAAAAACCAATCCTTGCCATCGTGCAGAAATCGAGTACCGGTGCAGGTACCAATATTATTGCAGGTCTTGCAACCGGTATGATCTCTACATTCCCGACAGTGCTTCTTTTTGCAGGCGCTATCTGGGCTTCGTATGCTTTTGCAGGTTTCTATGGTGTGGCGCTTGCGGCTTCGGCTATGATGGCTACTACGGCGATGCAGCTTGCTATCGATGCTTTCGGCCCGATCTCTGACAACGCCGGTGGTATCGCCGAAATGAGCGAGCTTCCTAAAGAGGTACGTACACGTACCGATATTTTAGACTCTGTAGGTAATACTACAGCAGCAACCGGAAAAGGCTTTGCTATTGCTTCTGCGGCGCTTACGTCATTGGCGTTATTCGCTGCGTATGTAACGTTCACGGGTATTGACGGTATAAACATCTTTAAAGCCCCTGTATTGGCGATGCTTTTCGTGGGTGGTATGATCCCTGTGGTGTTCTCTGCTTTGGCAATGAACTCGGTAGGTAAGGCTGCGATGGATATGGTGTACGAAGTAAGAAGGCAATTCCGCGAAATACCGGGAATCATGGAAGGTACTGGCAAACCGGAATACGGCAAATGTGTGGAAATATCTACCAAAGCTGCTCTTCGCGAAATGATGCTTCCGGGAGTGCTTACTATTGGTTTCCCAATTGCTATCGTACTTTTGGGCATGCTTATCTATCCTGACAATAATCAATTGGTAGCTGAAATGCTTGGAGGCTATATGGCGGGTGTAACCGTATCGGGTGTGCTTTGGGCAGTGTTCCAGAACAACGCCGGTGGTGCATGGGACAACGCTAAAAAATCTTTTGAGGCCGGTGTAATGATTAACGGCGAAATGACATACAAAGGCTCTGACGCGCACAAAGCGGCTGTTACCGGCGATACTGTGGGCGACCCATTCAAGGATACCTCAGGCCCGTCTATGAACATCCTTATCAAGCTTACATGCCTTATCGGACTTGTGATAGCCCCTATATTAGGCGGACACCAAGCCGGCCATGAGGCAGTAGTAGAAACGGAGCAGACCGTTGTTGTGGAAGAGCCTGCAGTAGTTGGGCAGACGCACAGTGAAGAAATTTCAGTTGACCGCCAGAAAGATTCCGAAGGCCATGTGAAAGCTACAGTGGTGATCTCTACAAAAGCAGATAACAACGAGATCAAAACCGAAGAAAAAACTTTTGAAGGCACTGATGCCGAAGTGAATTCCCAAATCGAGGCATTCAAAAAAGCAAGGAAAGAATAA
- a CDS encoding deoxynucleoside kinase: protein MHIAVAGNIGAGKTTLTGLLAKHFKWEPHYEDVVDNPYLDDFYHQMERWSFNLQIYFLNSRFSQIMQIRESGKNIIQDRTIYEDSHIFAPNLHAMGLMTNRDFNNYKSLFELMEKFVGAPDLLIYLRSSIPNLVKQIHSRGRDYENSISIEYLSRLNERYEAWIQSYDKGKLLIIDVDKLDFVNNPEDLGQIINRINAEVNGLF from the coding sequence ATGCATATAGCTGTTGCAGGCAATATAGGCGCCGGAAAGACTACGCTTACCGGGTTACTGGCCAAGCACTTTAAATGGGAGCCCCACTACGAGGACGTGGTGGACAACCCCTACCTGGATGATTTTTACCACCAGATGGAGCGCTGGTCTTTCAACCTGCAGATCTATTTCCTCAACAGCCGCTTTAGCCAGATCATGCAGATCCGCGAAAGCGGGAAGAACATCATTCAGGACCGTACGATCTACGAGGATTCGCATATCTTTGCGCCTAACCTTCATGCCATGGGCCTGATGACCAATCGCGACTTCAACAATTACAAATCGCTTTTCGAGCTGATGGAGAAATTCGTTGGCGCACCCGACCTGCTCATCTACCTGCGCAGCTCCATCCCCAATCTTGTGAAGCAAATACACAGCCGTGGCCGCGATTATGAGAACTCCATTTCGATAGAGTACCTCAGCCGCCTTAACGAACGTTACGAAGCCTGGATACAAAGCTATGACAAAGGCAAACTCCTTATCATCGATGTGGACAAATTGGATTTCGTGAACAACCCCGAAGACCTTGGCCAAATCATCAACCGTATCAATGCAGAGGTGAACGGGTTATTTTAG